The following proteins are co-located in the Mesorhizobium sp. M1E.F.Ca.ET.045.02.1.1 genome:
- a CDS encoding HlyD family type I secretion periplasmic adaptor subunit yields MSAESLAWEPRTDIRRVAFTGYAATALLVGCFGYWAASAPLSGAVITPGTISATGGNILIQQPEGGIVEQLLVHEGDRVRQGEDLILLDRTAAQAELNRLTRQSIALKATAARLGAERDGLDRLAPITEAAPAPFQQDFENLIREQQKEFDARLARFRSEQSIMAQRVAMHRESVAGLNAQKLAIEQQTDIVKKELGIKTGLLDKGLTNRTEYSQLLRSEADLVGQAGAMEANLAAVNTQIVEAQVQVERLTTQRVEEALTKLDEVRTHLADIAEQMRAAEAVLQRTTIKAPAAGIVVSSTYNSKGSVIAPGEKIMEILPTASGLNVDAKLRPKDIDQVRVGQKAKLRLSALNMRLTPEVSATVMEISADRLVDQTTHEPYFRAKLRIADALPPGVKPEQLYPGTPVEAFISTGDRTFFEYLVRPMLDSFARAFAER; encoded by the coding sequence ATGAGCGCCGAGAGCCTTGCCTGGGAACCACGCACCGACATAAGGCGCGTGGCGTTTACCGGATACGCGGCAACAGCGCTGCTGGTGGGTTGCTTCGGCTATTGGGCGGCCAGCGCGCCGCTGTCCGGCGCGGTGATCACTCCAGGCACGATCTCGGCGACCGGCGGCAACATCCTGATCCAGCAGCCCGAGGGCGGCATCGTCGAGCAACTGCTGGTCCACGAGGGCGACCGCGTGCGGCAGGGCGAGGACCTCATCCTCCTCGACCGAACGGCGGCGCAGGCCGAGCTCAACCGGCTGACGAGGCAGTCGATCGCGCTCAAGGCAACCGCGGCGCGGCTGGGGGCGGAGCGCGACGGACTGGACAGGCTGGCGCCGATCACCGAGGCGGCACCCGCGCCGTTCCAGCAGGATTTCGAGAATCTCATCCGCGAGCAGCAGAAGGAATTCGACGCGAGACTCGCCCGCTTCCGCTCCGAACAGTCGATCATGGCGCAGCGGGTCGCTATGCATCGCGAGTCGGTCGCGGGCCTGAACGCCCAGAAACTCGCCATCGAGCAGCAGACCGATATCGTGAAGAAGGAGCTCGGCATCAAGACCGGCCTCTTGGACAAAGGCCTAACCAACCGCACCGAATATTCGCAGCTTCTGCGCAGCGAGGCCGATCTCGTCGGCCAGGCCGGCGCGATGGAAGCGAACCTCGCCGCGGTCAACACCCAGATCGTCGAAGCCCAGGTGCAAGTCGAGCGCTTGACCACGCAGCGCGTGGAAGAGGCGCTGACCAAGCTCGACGAGGTCCGCACCCATCTCGCCGACATCGCGGAACAGATGCGTGCGGCCGAAGCGGTGCTTCAGCGCACGACGATCAAGGCGCCGGCAGCGGGCATCGTGGTGTCGTCGACCTATAATTCGAAGGGCAGCGTGATCGCGCCGGGCGAGAAGATCATGGAGATCCTGCCCACGGCATCGGGCCTCAACGTCGATGCCAAGCTGCGGCCGAAGGACATCGACCAGGTGCGCGTCGGCCAGAAGGCGAAGCTCAGGCTGTCGGCGCTCAACATGCGGCTGACGCCCGAGGTGTCAGCCACGGTGATGGAGATCTCCGCCGACCGGCTGGTCGATCAAACCACGCACGAACCCTATTTCCGCGCCAAGCTGAGGATCGCCGACGCCCTGCCGCCCGGCGTCAAGCCCGAGCAGCTCTATCCCGGAACGCCGGTCGAGGCCTTCATCAGCACCGGCGACCGGACTTTCTTCGAGTACCTCGTGCGACCGATGCTGGATTCGTTCGCGCGTGCATTCGCGGAGAGGT